From a single Candidatus Omnitrophota bacterium genomic region:
- the ispE gene encoding 4-(cytidine 5'-diphospho)-2-C-methyl-D-erythritol kinase, with protein sequence MVSPLIVSLKKRKNSCGSKACILSPAKINLYLNILGKYPGGYHCIESIVERISLNDRIKITVKSDPEIKIFSNDKSLQTKDNLIVKAAELIKKHYKIPFGLSIKLEKNIPVGSGLGGGSSNAASTLIVLNTLFDLKLDKSELYKLGARLGSDVNFFISESKFALLKGRGEKLMPLKIDKKFSHFIIWPKKSISTKEVYDRQKAKLTKFFNSVKILQYALAEGDIFLIKKNIFNVLEKEACNICRELKLAKQYLSNKGIFTKVTGSGSALYTIGASSSLRIFKKGLPSSWTVFKAQTF encoded by the coding sequence ATGGTCTCTCCTCTGATTGTATCGCTGAAAAAGCGAAAAAACTCATGCGGCAGTAAGGCCTGCATTTTAAGTCCTGCCAAAATAAACCTATACCTTAATATATTAGGTAAGTATCCCGGTGGCTATCATTGCATCGAAAGCATTGTTGAGCGTATCTCTCTAAACGATAGAATTAAAATTACCGTTAAATCTGATCCGGAAATTAAAATTTTTTCAAATGATAAAAGCCTCCAGACAAAAGATAATCTTATTGTTAAGGCGGCCGAATTAATAAAAAAACATTACAAGATTCCTTTTGGCTTATCGATAAAGTTAGAAAAGAATATCCCAGTTGGCTCTGGCCTAGGTGGAGGGTCTTCTAATGCGGCCAGCACCTTGATAGTCTTAAATACTCTTTTTGACCTTAAATTAGATAAGTCTGAGCTATATAAATTAGGGGCAAGGCTTGGTAGTGATGTAAATTTTTTTATTTCCGAAAGTAAGTTTGCTTTGCTTAAAGGAAGGGGCGAAAAGTTAATGCCATTGAAAATTGATAAAAAGTTTTCTCATTTTATTATTTGGCCTAAAAAAAGCATATCAACTAAAGAGGTCTATGACCGCCAGAAAGCGAAATTGACAAAGTTTTTCAATAGTGTTAAGATATTGCAGTACGCACTCGCAGAGGGTGACATTTTTTTGATAAAGAAAAACATTTTTAATGTTTTAGAAAAAGAGGCTTGTAATATTTGTCGAGAATTAAAGCTAGCAAAGCAATATTTGAGCAATAAAGGAATTTTCACTAAAGTTACCGGAAGCGGTAGCGCGCTTTACACGATAGGGGCTTCTTCATCTCTGAGAATTTTTAAAAAAGGATTGCCGTCTTCTTGGACTGTGTTTAAGGCACAGACCTTTTGA